The following proteins are co-located in the bacterium genome:
- a CDS encoding DUF488 family protein: MIRTKRIYAPPERTDGARILVDRLWPRGVSKTAARIDEWRKELAPSNDLRKWFGHDPSKWEEFQSRYRDELEIGGKMEELRILGERAKGEAFTLVYAARDEERNNAAVLRKLIGTLIG, translated from the coding sequence ATGATCCGCACGAAACGGATTTATGCGCCGCCGGAAAGGACAGACGGCGCGCGGATCCTCGTGGATCGACTTTGGCCCCGGGGAGTGAGCAAGACCGCGGCGCGGATCGACGAGTGGCGGAAGGAGCTCGCTCCGTCGAACGATCTCAGGAAATGGTTCGGGCACGATCCCTCGAAGTGGGAGGAGTTCCAGTCCCGCTATCGAGACGAACTGGAAATCGGTGGAAAAATGGAAGAGCTCCGTATCCTGGGTGAGAGGGCGAAGGGGGAGGCATTCACCCTGGTATACGCGGCACGGGACGAAGAGCGCAACAACGCGGCGGTCCTCAGGAAGCTGATCGGGACGCTGATCGGTTGA
- a CDS encoding GNAT family N-acetyltransferase, producing the protein MIPLDRYPKEIMLRDDSRVVLRPMIPEDADGLWNFLQQLSEIDKSHFHEDVDRPEVVEGWAKSLDYEKALPILAVRGDRIVGTVTLYRNRTGWKQRIGIVRILISLDHRHLGLGTAMIREIRHLGEKVALNYLMAEVIEEQQAAVRALERMGFEKMVVYRKFVNDRKGHLHDLVVLLHRMSGLEKEMFY; encoded by the coding sequence ATGATTCCCCTGGACAGGTACCCGAAGGAAATCATGCTGCGGGACGACTCCCGAGTGGTTTTGCGCCCGATGATCCCGGAGGATGCGGACGGCCTCTGGAATTTCCTGCAGCAGCTTTCCGAGATCGACAAGTCCCATTTCCACGAGGATGTGGACCGCCCCGAGGTGGTGGAGGGCTGGGCGAAGTCGCTCGACTACGAGAAGGCCCTTCCGATCCTTGCGGTCCGGGGGGACCGCATCGTGGGAACCGTGACGCTCTACCGGAACCGGACGGGCTGGAAACAGCGCATCGGGATCGTCAGGATCCTGATCTCCCTCGATCATCGGCACCTGGGCCTGGGGACGGCGATGATCCGGGAGATCCGCCACCTCGGCGAGAAGGTCGCCTTGAACTACCTGATGGCGGAGGTGATCGAGGAGCAGCAGGCCGCCGTTCGCGCGCTCGAACGGATGGGCTTCGAGAAGATGGTGGTCTATCGGAAATTCGTCAACGACCGGAAAGGGCATCTCCACGATCTCGTGGTGCTTCTTCACCGGATGTCGGGACTCGAGAAAGAGATGTTCTATTGA
- a CDS encoding aldo/keto reductase: MRYKLLGKTGLRVSELCLGTMTFGEEWGWGASKEESRKMFDAFADAGGNFVDTANLYTGGTSEKFVGEFLKGRRERFVLATKYTLNMRPDDPNGGGNHRKNLVQSLDASLKRLDTDYIDLYWVHAWDGMTPLEETMRALDDVVRSGKVLYVGISDAPAWVVSRANMLAELSRWSPFAALQIQYNLADRTPERDLLPMAKALDLAITPWGVLGGGVLSGKYKSPKDRPAGARYTKDEAWAEAVVTERSVRIAEAAAQAAKETGCTASQAALAWVRQQPFGVIVPILGAKTIAQLRDNLGCLDVAIGPDQLARLDEASKIELGFPHDFLARGRSFIFGKTFPLIDNHRS; the protein is encoded by the coding sequence ATGCGATACAAACTGTTGGGAAAAACGGGGTTGCGGGTCTCGGAGCTGTGCCTCGGCACGATGACATTCGGCGAGGAGTGGGGCTGGGGGGCGTCGAAGGAGGAGAGCCGGAAAATGTTCGATGCGTTCGCCGACGCGGGCGGCAACTTCGTCGACACCGCCAACCTTTACACCGGCGGAACGAGCGAGAAGTTCGTGGGAGAGTTCCTGAAGGGTCGACGGGAGCGGTTCGTTCTCGCCACGAAGTACACCCTGAACATGCGTCCCGACGATCCCAACGGCGGCGGAAACCACCGGAAGAACCTCGTGCAGTCGCTCGACGCCAGCCTGAAGCGCCTGGATACGGACTACATCGATCTGTACTGGGTCCACGCCTGGGACGGGATGACCCCCCTCGAGGAGACGATGCGCGCCCTCGACGACGTCGTGCGATCCGGGAAGGTCCTCTACGTCGGGATCTCCGACGCCCCCGCCTGGGTCGTGTCGCGGGCGAACATGCTCGCCGAGCTGAGCCGTTGGAGCCCCTTCGCCGCCCTCCAGATCCAGTACAACCTTGCGGACCGGACCCCGGAACGCGACCTGCTGCCGATGGCGAAGGCGCTCGACCTCGCCATAACGCCCTGGGGAGTCCTCGGGGGAGGGGTCTTGTCGGGGAAGTACAAGTCCCCGAAGGACCGGCCGGCCGGGGCGCGATACACGAAGGACGAGGCCTGGGCCGAAGCGGTCGTCACGGAACGGAGCGTGCGGATCGCGGAGGCGGCGGCGCAGGCGGCGAAAGAAACCGGCTGCACGGCGTCCCAGGCGGCGCTCGCATGGGTCCGGCAGCAGCCGTTCGGGGTGATCGTCCCGATCCTCGGGGCGAAGACCATCGCGCAGTTGCGGGACAACCTCGGGTGTCTCGATGTCGCCATCGGACCGGATCAGCTCGCGAGGCTGGACGAGGCAAGCAAGATCGAACTCGGCTTCCCGCACGATTTCCTCGCCCGGGGCCGGTCGTTCATCTTCGGGAAAACGTTCCCGCTGATCGACAACCATCGGTCGTGA
- a CDS encoding pirin family protein yields MVPKTRNVAEIVEPQSVIEGAGVKLRRSIATRRLDYVDPFLLFDHFGSDDPEDYLAGFPMHPHRGIDTVTYMLAGLVDHKDSLGNGGTIGAGDVQWMTSGGGILHEEMPRPKDGRMEGFQLWVNLPARLKMSRPRYREIGADRIPEVRRRDGVRVRVVAGEVDGVRGPVTEIAADPEYLDVTVPMGGEFLHPVPLGHAAVAYVFEGKGDFGGAGGKVVASTRLVVFGDGDSVRAKATGDHVRFLLLSGKPIGEPIARYGPFVMNTRKEIEQAIEDLRNGTFVWRG; encoded by the coding sequence ATGGTGCCGAAGACGAGGAACGTCGCGGAGATCGTCGAGCCGCAATCGGTGATCGAGGGGGCCGGCGTCAAGCTTCGTCGCAGCATCGCCACGCGGAGACTCGATTACGTGGACCCGTTCCTCTTGTTCGACCATTTCGGGTCGGACGATCCGGAGGATTACCTCGCCGGTTTTCCGATGCACCCCCACCGGGGGATCGACACGGTGACGTACATGCTCGCCGGCCTCGTAGACCACAAGGACAGCCTGGGAAACGGCGGGACGATCGGCGCGGGGGACGTGCAGTGGATGACGTCGGGCGGGGGGATCCTCCATGAAGAGATGCCCAGGCCCAAGGATGGAAGGATGGAGGGGTTCCAGCTCTGGGTCAACCTCCCGGCCCGGTTGAAGATGAGCCGTCCCCGGTACCGGGAGATCGGGGCGGACCGGATCCCCGAGGTGCGCCGGCGGGATGGCGTGCGGGTGCGGGTGGTGGCCGGCGAGGTGGACGGGGTGCGCGGCCCGGTGACGGAGATCGCGGCCGATCCGGAGTACCTCGACGTAACGGTTCCGATGGGGGGGGAGTTCCTCCACCCCGTTCCCTTGGGTCATGCGGCCGTCGCGTACGTGTTCGAAGGGAAGGGGGACTTCGGCGGCGCAGGCGGGAAGGTCGTCGCGTCGACGCGGCTCGTCGTTTTCGGGGACGGAGATAGCGTCCGGGCGAAGGCGACGGGGGATCACGTCCGGTTCCTGCTGCTCTCCGGGAAGCCGATCGGCGAACCGATCGCCCGCTACGGACCTTTCGTGATGAACACGCGGAAGGAGATCGAGCAGGCCATCGAGGACCTGCGCAACGGCACCTTCGTCTGGCGCGGCTGA
- a CDS encoding trimeric intracellular cation channel family protein: MDPGLFYLLDAVGTVAFAMSGAFKAVRHRLDLLGVLVLGFATAMGGGVVRDALLHRTPAVFLTNGPAFFSLLGCVLAAAWPAAARRLGHPEKLESERAFLVVDALGLAIFAVTGARLGAEAGLTAWSTILFAAITAVGGGMIRDVLVREVPMVLSADFYATAALIGGLVYVVCDRVGVPGSLNSIATFAVTFLLRVMAIWRGWHLPRLSS; this comes from the coding sequence ATGGACCCCGGCCTCTTCTACCTCCTCGACGCGGTCGGCACGGTTGCCTTCGCCATGTCGGGCGCCTTCAAGGCGGTTCGGCACCGCCTCGACCTGCTGGGCGTCCTCGTCCTCGGGTTCGCCACCGCGATGGGCGGCGGAGTGGTGCGGGACGCCCTCCTGCACCGCACGCCCGCCGTGTTCCTTACCAACGGCCCCGCCTTTTTCTCCCTGCTCGGGTGTGTCCTCGCCGCCGCATGGCCGGCCGCGGCGCGAAGGCTCGGCCACCCGGAAAAACTGGAAAGCGAACGGGCGTTTCTCGTGGTGGACGCCCTGGGCCTGGCGATCTTCGCCGTGACCGGAGCCCGCCTTGGTGCGGAGGCGGGGCTCACCGCGTGGAGCACGATCCTGTTTGCCGCGATCACCGCGGTCGGCGGCGGGATGATCCGGGACGTCCTCGTGCGCGAAGTTCCCATGGTGTTGTCGGCGGATTTCTACGCCACGGCGGCGTTGATCGGAGGGCTCGTCTACGTCGTATGCGACCGCGTTGGCGTCCCCGGGTCGTTGAACTCGATCGCGACGTTCGCCGTCACCTTCCTCCTGCGGGTAATGGCGATCTGGCGAGGCTGGCACCTTCCGCGCCTGTCTTCCTAG
- the rph gene encoding ribonuclease PH: MTKPTRSDNRKSLDIRRIEVSLGVQKHAEGSVLFAMGDTRVVCAATVEERVPPFLRGAGKGWVTAEYSMLPRATNTRVAREGRTGKVGGRTHEIQRLVGRSLRAVVDFEALGERTVTIDCDVLQADGGTRTASINGAWIALWQACRRLVARGAVPRNPVLDHVVAVSMGIVGGKVLADLDYSEDSAADVDMNVVMTGNGRLIEVQGTAEREPFTRAQLDAMLSAASTAGKKILKVQRHFAEGRGGLR, from the coding sequence ATGACGAAACCGACGCGCTCCGACAACCGCAAGTCCCTCGACATCCGCAGGATCGAAGTCTCCCTCGGGGTGCAGAAGCACGCCGAAGGGTCCGTCCTCTTCGCGATGGGGGACACCCGCGTCGTGTGCGCGGCGACGGTCGAGGAACGGGTTCCCCCGTTCCTGCGCGGCGCCGGGAAGGGGTGGGTCACCGCGGAATATTCGATGCTCCCGCGCGCGACGAACACCCGGGTCGCCCGGGAAGGACGGACGGGGAAAGTGGGGGGCCGCACGCACGAGATCCAGCGCCTGGTGGGCCGGTCGCTGCGGGCGGTGGTCGACTTCGAAGCGCTCGGCGAGCGCACCGTGACGATCGACTGCGATGTCCTGCAGGCCGACGGAGGGACGCGCACCGCCTCGATCAACGGGGCATGGATCGCCCTGTGGCAGGCATGCCGGCGCCTGGTCGCAAGGGGAGCCGTACCCCGCAACCCCGTGCTCGACCACGTGGTGGCGGTCAGCATGGGAATCGTCGGAGGGAAGGTCCTTGCGGACCTCGACTATTCCGAGGACTCCGCGGCGGACGTGGACATGAACGTGGTGATGACGGGGAACGGCCGGCTGATCGAAGTCCAGGGGACGGCGGAACGGGAGCCGTTCACGCGGGCCCAGCTCGACGCGATGCTCTCGGCCGCGTCGACCGCGGGGAAAAAGATCCTGAAGGTGCAACGGCACTTTGCGGAAGGAAGGGGGGGATTGCGATGA
- the rdgB gene encoding RdgB/HAM1 family non-canonical purine NTP pyrophosphatase: MRLLIASKNRGKVVEIRALLGLALQKVVEVVTLAELPAVEQPMEDGKTFAENARIKALHYAKTHKILCIADDSGLSVDPIGGLPGVRSARFAGDGVSDAANNAHLLHELAPFPRPWNCAFVCVATAALPNRVVAEATGKLQGEILPEGRGRDGFGYDPIFFIPSLGKTMAELSTEEKNRISHRGQALRALISEMKNAGLLLS; the protein is encoded by the coding sequence ATGAGGCTCCTGATCGCATCGAAGAACCGGGGAAAAGTCGTCGAGATCCGGGCGCTCCTCGGCCTCGCGCTTCAGAAGGTCGTCGAGGTCGTCACGCTGGCGGAGCTGCCCGCGGTCGAGCAGCCGATGGAGGACGGGAAGACGTTCGCCGAAAACGCGCGGATTAAGGCGCTTCACTACGCCAAGACGCACAAGATCCTGTGCATCGCCGACGACTCGGGACTTTCCGTGGATCCGATCGGCGGGCTTCCCGGGGTGCGCTCCGCACGGTTTGCCGGGGACGGGGTCTCCGACGCCGCGAACAACGCGCATCTGCTCCATGAGCTGGCGCCGTTTCCGCGGCCGTGGAATTGCGCATTCGTCTGCGTCGCGACGGCGGCGCTTCCGAACCGGGTGGTCGCGGAGGCGACCGGAAAACTCCAGGGGGAGATCCTCCCCGAGGGGCGGGGCCGCGACGGTTTCGGATACGACCCGATCTTTTTCATCCCCTCCCTGGGCAAGACGATGGCGGAGCTGTCGACGGAGGAGAAGAACCGGATCAGCCACCGCGGGCAGGCCCTTCGGGCGCTGATTTCGGAGATGAAGAACGCCGGCCTGCTGCTTTCGTAG